TCGCGTCCGGGTTCAAGAATCACATCACCGACGTTCAGATTCAAAACCTCGTCTGTGCGGATACCAATTTCACGCAGCATCGTAAAGATCAGACGGTAGGGCTGTGGTGCTGCCGCAATCGCCTGATCGAGTGCGCGTAGCTCAGCCTCGTTGGTAATCGGTTGCGGCCGGTGTTCGGTGGGCAAACGCCCATCAATCTGTTCAACCGGATTGTGCGTCACGTAGCCACGCTCTAATGCCCAGCGAAAAAACCGACCCAGACTGGCAATTCGTCGGTTCGTTGTACCCGGTTGCTCCTGACGCCGCGCCAGGAACTGCTGAATATCAGCCGTCGTGATAGCACTCAGCTCCTGGCTTAGAGCAAGCCCGGCTGTCCGCAGATCACAGCGGTACGAAGTGATGGTATTGTCGCTCAAACCATCATCGCACTTCAAATCGTGCAAAAATTGTTCGAGTTCGCTGATAATGGTGCGCGCATGCTGTGAACCGGCTCCGTTCGCCTCAGACATACGACTCTCCTCTCTCCTGCTGTGATGAAGATACTTCTCTTCAGGGTATGCACAGCAAGTAGCTCACAGCGCACCGGTCAGCGCCGTAAGCAATGACACTCCTGTCAGATTGACTCTGCGCTGCAATTATCTATCACGACCCTATCTCACAATAACAGATAGGTGCTCCTCCCGAAGATGGGAACAGTGAACACATTATCACTGTGTGATAACTGCCGAATACCGAAGATGCGATCTTCAGCAGCATAACACCGTGAACAGCTTCATTGTGTTCGGTATTGATTGCATTATAGCAAATGCTTTGACCTCATGCTAGTTCTAAAAATGAATATTTTTTGCTTCAAGGCAAAACTATTATCGTCATGAAAACGAACAGAAAACCGGATCATACGGCAGCACAAAATTGTTGGGAATATAGAGCCTGAGCAGGTGTTAACGTTGCCTGATTAGTTAAGACGAGACGAATTGCCGGGTGTTGGCGACGAAGTGAGCAGGTTGGTGGGGTATTAGCCGGCGGGTTGTATTGGCGGGTTAAGGGGTCGGCAGGTTAAAACCCTGCCTCACCACGTGGAAGCCCCTCGGGGGCTGGTCTGACGGCGGGAAGTGGGCGCCGGGCGTGCTCGCGGACAGACCTGGCGGGGCTTGCACGGCGTCAGGTAAGGCTTCAGCCCACCTGACGGCAGAAAGTGGGTGCCGGGCGTGCTCACGGATAGCCCCCCAGGGGCTTGCACGGCGTCAGGTAAAAATTCACCTGCCTGACGGCAGGAAGTGGAACCGAACGTGCTCTTGGATATAACCCCGCAAGGGCTTGCACGGCGTCAGGCAGGGCTTCAGCCCGCCTGATGGCGGGAGTGGGCACCGGGCGTGCTCACGGATAGCCCCCCAGGGGCTTGCACGGCGTCAGGCAGGGCTTCAGCCCGCCTGATGGCGGGAGTGGGCACCGGGCGTGCTCACGGATAGCCCCACAAGTGCGAAACAAAACAACCGACACACCCGTCACCGCATCATTCGTCCACCAGCTCTGAACTGTTCTCTCCCATTCATTGCCAGCGCAATACCGTCTTGAAGCGTAGCCCGTGTCTCAAAAATACTCAGATCGGCACCAAGACTAACCAGTGTCTGTGCTACTTCAGGACTGATTCCGGTCAATACTACCCGCGTCCCAAGTAAGCGCACGGCTCGCGCCGCGCGAATCAAGGCATCGGCGACAAAGGTGTCAACCGTCGCAACGCCTGTGATGTCAACAATCACGATCTCAGCCCCGCGTGCCGACACCCCTTCCAGCAACGTTTCAATGATCAGATTAGCCCGGCGCTGATCAATGGTACCAATCAGGGGTAAAGCCACGGCCCGATCACTGATTGGCACCAGCGGCGTGCTTAATTCACGTAAGGCTCGCTCCTGCGCGTCAATAATCTCTGCCTGCATCTGCAAGCGCTCGAACTCGATGGCCTTGATCTCACTGATGTTTTGCATCATACCGACCATCCGTACCGCTTTCCCATCCGGGCCGGCGAGAAAGTAGCCGCGATCCAGAATCCAGACATACGAACCATCTTTGTGGAGAAAGCGATACTCAATGTCATATTCGCTCAAGCGAGCTTCAGCTTCCCCCAGTAATGCAACTGCCCGCTCGCGATCATCTGGATGGATCAATTCTTCCCACTGCGCGATACCACCACTCAATTCACTCAACGTCCGTCCACAGACATGCTCGGTCTCGCCACTCCAGCTAATCTCGCCACTAACCACATCATAATCGTAGATCATCAGTCGTAGTGCCCGCACCAGCATTGCATAACGATGACGCAAATCGTTGAGTTCCTGAAGCAGGCTTTGGGGATCAAGTGCCATGACTGACCTCTTTCCACATCGAGCTGACAGCATGGTCACTGAGCAACGGGGCTACGGGTGATTGTAGGGGAAAGACGACTCTGTTGTCAACTCTTTTAAGCCCTCCCATACACCGGAATTGCTGCACCGCTGATGATCCGTGCTGCCGGGCTGACGAGAAAGTGAATGACGGCGGCGATCTCTTCTGGTTTCACCCAGGATTCATGATTTGCTTTTGGCATTGCCGAGCGGTTGGTTGGTGTATCAATCACACTTGGTAATACGGCGTTGACGGTAATGTCATGAGGGCGCAATTCGGCAGCCAGTGCTTCGGTCAGTTGCAGCACCGCTCGCTTGGCAGCCGCATAGGCCGCCAGATTGGCACCGGCCTGAGTCGCAGTCCGGCTGCTAACATTCACAATTGCCCCGCCACCGCGAGCAATCAGGTGGGGAATGGCAGCGGCACACGAAATTACAGCCGTCTTCAGGTTTATATCAAGCTGCACCTGCCAGAGCGCCCATGGCGTTTGATGCACCGGCTCGCCACCGGCGAAGCCACCCGCAGCGTTGATCAAGATGTCGATCCCACCATGCGTGGTTGCAATCGTGCGATAGGCGGCCTGGGTTGCCGATTCATCGGTGAGATCGAGCGGTAAGCCGATTACTGCCGGTATACGCTCGGCAAGTGACCGAAATGCATCCTCTTTCACAAAGGGGGCGACAACCGTAGCGCCAGCATTCGCCAAACGTTCGACAACCGCTACTCCTAATCCCCCTGTGCCGCCGGTGATAATCGCAACCTTTCCTGCCAAATCCATGGCTCTTCCTCTCGTAGATATATAAACAACTCTGGCGCACACCTACGCCAGAGTCGCCTCTATGCTCAGACAAACGGAGAGCACTCCTTGCAGGCAACCCCATCGTTACCCGTTTTGGTGTTGACTACTGCATCAGCAGGTCGAAATGCGGTCGTCCGTCATCACCACCGAGTCGGCGCAAACCACGCTGAATGGCCCGCGCTGCACCTTCGCCGATCCAGAATGTCAGCACTGAACCGACGATCAGGCCTAACGCGCTACCCAACGCTGCCCCACTGGCGAACAGAACGAACCGTTTGCGTCGCGACGCTGCTTTGCGCCGCGCAGTCTCCTTGCCCATATGCTTCCTCACTGCACAACGACTACCGGCATCGCTTTGCTCCAAAGACGCTCCAACCGGTAGTACTCACGCTGGCTCTGGCTGAAGATGTGCACCACAATATCGCGATAGTCGAGCACAACCCAGCCGGTGTCGGCGCTCCCTTCAAAGCGCGGGCTTAACCCGTGCTCGGTTGAAATCTTCTCGTCGATGTGGTCGATGATCGCTCGCATCTGCCGATCATTGTCGGCGGTACAGATGATAAAGTAGTCGGCTATGGTTGTCTGCGAGCGGATGTCCAGCAGGACAATGTCGTGCGCCTGCTTGTCTTCTACCAGCTCGACGATGCGGCGGGCAATCATTCCGGTCTCGATGGTTCTCTCCTCCTGTAGTGTATTATCGTATCATCCTGAATCCTATCACAATTGACGCACCTTGTAAAACTATTATAGCAGGATCGCTGCGGCTAATTTACGATGGACGGGGTAGGGGATGGTGTTGCCGTATTCACAGTTCTGCCGGTACCTGATGGGGGTCTGCGGTAGACCTGGCTGTTTAGAGAGGAGGATGGATGATGAATGAACCGCTAACATTACGTATTGGGCAGGCGTGTCTTGAGGTGGTCGAGGGCGATATCGTGAGCCAACAGGTTGATGCGATTGTCAA
This genomic window from Chloroflexus aurantiacus J-10-fl contains:
- a CDS encoding tyrosine-type recombinase/integrase: MSEANGAGSQHARTIISELEQFLHDLKCDDGLSDNTITSYRCDLRTAGLALSQELSAITTADIQQFLARRQEQPGTTNRRIASLGRFFRWALERGYVTHNPVEQIDGRLPTEHRPQPITNEAELRALDQAIAAAPQPYRLIFTMLREIGIRTDEVLNLNVGDVILEPGREMLLVQDSKSGSKRMIVLTPDAMPRSLRGLRVWVRDMEDAAPETPLFRSSRGTRVSYDTLHRRWVAVCKAARLIDIVDGREQPRYTLHHLRHTAAAELIAFYPEQVVRRILGHRDPRSTRRYSELVRSRAHTAERPVSLQVPSRREAM
- a CDS encoding PAS domain-containing protein encodes the protein MALDPQSLLQELNDLRHRYAMLVRALRLMIYDYDVVSGEISWSGETEHVCGRTLSELSGGIAQWEELIHPDDRERAVALLGEAEARLSEYDIEYRFLHKDGSYVWILDRGYFLAGPDGKAVRMVGMMQNISEIKAIEFERLQMQAEIIDAQERALRELSTPLVPISDRAVALPLIGTIDQRRANLIIETLLEGVSARGAEIVIVDITGVATVDTFVADALIRAARAVRLLGTRVVLTGISPEVAQTLVSLGADLSIFETRATLQDGIALAMNGREQFRAGGRMMR
- a CDS encoding SDR family NAD(P)-dependent oxidoreductase, translating into MDLAGKVAIITGGTGGLGVAVVERLANAGATVVAPFVKEDAFRSLAERIPAVIGLPLDLTDESATQAAYRTIATTHGGIDILINAAGGFAGGEPVHQTPWALWQVQLDINLKTAVISCAAAIPHLIARGGGAIVNVSSRTATQAGANLAAYAAAKRAVLQLTEALAAELRPHDITVNAVLPSVIDTPTNRSAMPKANHESWVKPEEIAAVIHFLVSPAARIISGAAIPVYGRA
- the rsfS gene encoding ribosome silencing factor gives rise to the protein MIARRIVELVEDKQAHDIVLLDIRSQTTIADYFIICTADNDRQMRAIIDHIDEKISTEHGLSPRFEGSADTGWVVLDYRDIVVHIFSQSQREYYRLERLWSKAMPVVVVQ